Proteins found in one Triticum aestivum cultivar Chinese Spring chromosome 4D, IWGSC CS RefSeq v2.1, whole genome shotgun sequence genomic segment:
- the LOC123095746 gene encoding uncharacterized protein: MGGIAGGRCRISGLALLVCAVLLSATTMANGIRTGAADGTGAPGPAAAAAQAATLAAAPPVAAAAMAPPSERAALEDPYKNSKRKVPNGPDPIHNRRARWGDAPARRV; encoded by the exons ATGGGCGGCATTGCTGGTGGTAGATGCCGGATCAGTGGCCTGGCCTTGCTCGTGTGCGCCGTGCTCTTGTCCGCGACGACGATGGCGAACGGCATAAGGACTGGAGCAGCTGATGGCACGGGTGCTCCTGGTCCGGCTGCTGCCGCGGCACAGGCTGCCACCCTAGCCGCGGCTCCTCCCGTCGCTGCCGCTGCAATGGCACCACCTTCGGAGCGAGCTGCATTGGAGGATCCGTACAAGAACAGCAAGAGGAAGGTGCCGAACGGGCCCGATCCGATTCACAATAG GAGAGCCAGATGGGGAGACGCACCGGCAAGGAGAGTGTAA